A single genomic interval of Pelagerythrobacter marensis harbors:
- a CDS encoding vgr related protein has translation MTPGEIALARSVFGDAIDYDRVTIRRRKFFPFQPRRITMAPRGHLHFHPKGEAYCDDFSQVSVIRQGLFIHEMVHVWQAQTRGSWWLVFRRMPWARYDYSLKPGWPLHRYGIEQQAEIVKHAFWLRNGVAVAGVSDAAAYDLLVRFPGAS, from the coding sequence CTGACCCCGGGCGAGATCGCCCTCGCCCGCAGCGTCTTCGGCGATGCGATCGATTACGATCGTGTGACGATCCGCCGCCGCAAATTCTTTCCCTTCCAACCGCGCCGGATAACCATGGCGCCGCGCGGGCACCTCCACTTTCACCCGAAGGGAGAGGCCTACTGCGACGATTTCTCGCAGGTCTCGGTTATCCGACAGGGGCTCTTCATTCACGAGATGGTGCATGTCTGGCAGGCCCAGACGCGGGGCAGCTGGTGGCTGGTGTTTCGCCGAATGCCCTGGGCGCGTTACGACTACAGCCTCAAGCCCGGATGGCCGCTCCACCGCTACGGGATCGAGCAACAGGCGGAGATCGTGAAACACGCCTTCTGGCTGCGCAACGGCGTGGCGGTTGCGGGGGTGTCGGACGCGGCTGCATACGATCTGCTGGTGCGCTTTCCGGGTGCCTCTTGA
- a CDS encoding indoleamine 2,3-dioxygenase: protein MELKDYGMSRERGFLSHYEIDSITLPSQFDPVVEAAGKLSGLLTTGRIRHWLDALPDPGLEDWAKEAAEEDVRTAMVHYSFLVQAYVWGEPEPPAALPANLSRPMVAIADRLGQAPLLPYSAYVLDNWYRIDKSGPVDLDNIAMYQNFYGGADENWFVLVHVAIEAEAGVLLDNAARLVTVSQQRDEAEAIRLLAEMDAAWERIYGHFSRMPERCDPYIYFHRVRPYIHGWANNPALNGGLVYRGIDRFGDTPQAFRGQTGSQSSIVPSMDALFQVGHSDDPLKSFLDELHHYRPVPHRRFIEDLAAQSTLRDFVSGSDNRALKDAFNACLEQSARFRTRHLEYAASYINKQAGSIAGNDPDVGTGGTPFMRYLKKHRDENRAQTV, encoded by the coding sequence ATGGAGCTAAAGGACTATGGGATGTCGCGCGAGCGCGGCTTCCTTTCGCATTACGAGATCGATTCGATCACCCTTCCCAGCCAGTTCGATCCCGTGGTCGAAGCCGCCGGAAAGCTTTCCGGCCTGCTGACCACCGGTCGTATCCGTCACTGGCTCGACGCGCTTCCCGATCCCGGACTGGAAGACTGGGCGAAAGAGGCTGCCGAGGAGGACGTACGCACCGCGATGGTGCATTATTCGTTCCTGGTGCAGGCCTATGTCTGGGGCGAACCGGAACCGCCCGCCGCCCTGCCGGCGAACCTTTCCCGCCCGATGGTCGCGATCGCCGACCGGCTGGGTCAGGCGCCGCTCCTGCCCTATTCCGCCTATGTCCTCGACAACTGGTACCGGATCGACAAGTCGGGGCCGGTCGACCTCGACAATATCGCCATGTACCAGAACTTCTACGGCGGGGCAGACGAGAACTGGTTCGTTCTGGTCCATGTCGCGATCGAGGCTGAAGCCGGCGTGCTGCTCGACAATGCGGCCAGGCTGGTCACCGTGTCGCAACAGCGCGACGAGGCCGAGGCGATCCGTCTTTTGGCCGAAATGGATGCCGCCTGGGAGCGGATATACGGCCATTTTAGCCGTATGCCCGAGCGCTGCGATCCCTATATCTATTTCCACCGCGTCCGGCCTTACATCCACGGCTGGGCCAACAATCCGGCGTTGAATGGCGGGCTCGTCTACCGCGGGATCGACAGGTTCGGCGACACGCCGCAGGCCTTCCGCGGCCAGACCGGCTCGCAGTCCAGCATCGTGCCGTCGATGGATGCGCTTTTCCAGGTCGGACACTCGGACGATCCGCTCAAGAGCTTTCTCGATGAGCTGCATCACTACCGCCCCGTCCCGCACCGCCGCTTCATCGAAGATCTGGCGGCGCAGTCGACGCTGCGCGATTTCGTGAGCGGGTCGGACAATCGGGCGTTGAAGGATGCGTTCAACGCCTGCCTCGAACAATCGGCGCGTTTCCGCACCCGCCATCTCGAATATGCGGCCAGCTACATCAACAAGCAGGCCGGCTCGATCGCGGGCAACGACCCCGATGTCGGCACCGGCGGGACGCCGTTCATGCGCTATCTGAAAAAGCACCGCGACGAGAACCGCGCGCAGACCGTCTGA
- a CDS encoding glycine zipper domain-containing protein, with translation MKARILLAPALFASSLGLAGCAENYAVEGAGLGAAAGAAAAAITGEDLETYAIAGAAVGGIAGYFKDKNNRCDGWYERNGRYLDDDCRDNDRYRDYFR, from the coding sequence ATGAAAGCCAGAATTCTTCTCGCCCCGGCATTGTTCGCCTCTTCGCTCGGCCTTGCCGGCTGTGCAGAGAACTATGCGGTCGAAGGGGCCGGGCTGGGCGCGGCCGCAGGGGCCGCCGCCGCCGCGATTACCGGAGAGGATCTCGAAACCTATGCCATCGCCGGTGCCGCCGTCGGCGGCATTGCCGGCTATTTCAAGGACAAGAACAACCGGTGCGATGGCTGGTACGAACGCAACGGCCGCTATCTCGACGACGATTGTCGCGATAACGACCGGTATCGCGATTATTTTCGCTGA
- a CDS encoding DUF885 domain-containing protein, with protein sequence MRTVFQAVAVVACAVAAPVAAQESADDRLAALTDEYYSYRLAEYRQIEQGNGSTAPGDRLWSVTPEAHLARAAKAREFLSRLESLDKAALDTQSQIDAAVFRTLLEHEIGDARFREWEMPFDSDSSFWSYLAPRSGFATVEEYERYIARMRDIPRYFGEHIANARAGLARGFSVPRVTLAGRDASIASSVVDEPEESPFWTAFAEMPARIPSDEAERLKAEGRAAIAEAVAPAYAELLAFFREEYLPGTRTTLAAGEMPDGAAYYQQQIEQYTTLDLTAEQIHEIGLAEVARITAEMEKVRAEAGFEGSLDAFIAFLRSDPQFVARTPDELMGVSAYVAKRVDGVIADYFGFLPRHRFTIRPVPDAIAPFYTAGRGGLDACMMNTYDLPSRPLYNIPALTLHECIPGHSFQAGVALEQEDAPRFRRQTYFSGFGEGWGLYVEYLGEEMGIYRTPYERFGKLSYEMWRAARLVIDTGIHHYGWSRERAIDYLSRHTALSQHEVETEVDRYISWPGQALAYKLGEMTMRRVRAKAEEALGNRFDIRKFHDVVLSLGSVPLPVLEERIDAFIADGGQGLPGVAYN encoded by the coding sequence ATGAGAACGGTGTTTCAGGCAGTAGCGGTTGTCGCCTGCGCGGTCGCCGCACCGGTTGCGGCGCAGGAAAGCGCCGACGACCGCCTCGCTGCCCTGACCGACGAGTATTACAGCTATCGCCTGGCCGAATATCGGCAGATCGAACAGGGCAACGGCAGCACCGCGCCCGGCGACCGGCTGTGGTCGGTTACGCCCGAGGCGCATCTTGCGCGCGCGGCGAAAGCGCGGGAGTTTCTTTCCCGGCTCGAGAGCCTGGACAAGGCGGCCCTCGACACGCAGTCGCAGATCGACGCCGCCGTCTTTCGCACTTTGCTCGAACACGAAATCGGCGATGCCCGGTTCCGCGAATGGGAAATGCCGTTCGACAGCGATTCCAGCTTCTGGAGCTATCTCGCCCCGCGCAGCGGGTTCGCCACGGTCGAGGAGTACGAACGCTATATCGCCCGGATGCGCGATATTCCCCGCTATTTCGGCGAGCATATCGCCAATGCCCGTGCCGGCCTGGCGCGCGGTTTCAGCGTTCCGCGCGTAACGCTGGCGGGGCGCGACGCCTCGATCGCGTCGAGCGTGGTCGACGAACCCGAAGAAAGCCCGTTCTGGACCGCCTTTGCCGAAATGCCTGCGCGCATCCCGAGCGACGAAGCCGAGCGACTGAAGGCGGAAGGCCGCGCGGCAATCGCCGAAGCCGTCGCTCCGGCCTATGCCGAGCTTCTTGCGTTTTTCCGCGAGGAATATCTGCCCGGCACGCGCACAACGCTCGCTGCCGGGGAAATGCCCGATGGAGCGGCTTATTATCAGCAGCAGATCGAGCAGTATACGACGCTCGACCTGACGGCCGAGCAGATCCACGAGATCGGCCTGGCCGAAGTCGCCCGAATCACTGCGGAAATGGAGAAAGTCCGGGCCGAAGCCGGGTTCGAAGGCTCGTTGGACGCGTTCATCGCCTTCCTGCGAAGCGACCCGCAGTTCGTCGCGCGCACCCCCGACGAACTGATGGGGGTATCGGCCTATGTCGCGAAGCGCGTCGACGGGGTGATCGCCGACTACTTCGGCTTTCTGCCGCGTCATCGCTTCACCATCCGCCCGGTGCCGGATGCGATCGCGCCGTTCTATACCGCCGGGCGCGGCGGCCTCGATGCCTGCATGATGAACACTTACGACCTGCCCTCGCGCCCGCTTTACAACATTCCGGCGTTGACGCTGCACGAATGCATCCCCGGCCACAGCTTCCAGGCCGGCGTGGCGCTGGAGCAGGAAGACGCGCCGCGCTTCCGGCGGCAGACCTATTTCTCCGGCTTCGGCGAAGGGTGGGGCCTCTATGTCGAGTACCTGGGCGAGGAAATGGGCATCTACCGCACGCCCTACGAGCGTTTCGGCAAGTTGAGTTACGAGATGTGGCGGGCCGCGAGGCTGGTGATCGACACCGGCATTCACCACTATGGCTGGAGCCGCGAGCGGGCGATCGACTATCTGTCCCGTCACACCGCGCTTTCGCAGCACGAGGTCGAAACCGAAGTCGATCGCTATATCAGCTGGCCGGGGCAGGCGCTGGCGTACAAGCTGGGCGAGATGACCATGCGCCGGGTGCGCGCGAAAGCCGAGGAGGCGCTGGGCAACCGGTTCGACATCCGAAAGTTTCACGATGTCGTGCTGTCGCTCGGGTCGGTTCCCCTGCCCGTGCTCGAAGAGCGGATCGATGCCTTCATCGCCGACGGCGGGCAGGGCCTGCCCGGGGTCGCTTACAACTGA
- the grpE gene encoding nucleotide exchange factor GrpE — MSDNDTRKDSEQPRDEAVDKELEGVPEEFLDEAGNKNGGDENSGAEGGGEGDLNDALAALRADLDAAKQDVLYARAETQNVRRRLEKDVQDARSYAATGFARDILSVADNLARALDHVPAALREDEQAKRFVEGIEATMREIEKVFAQHGITRIAATGMPLDPNVHQAMMEVPAEEGQEPGTIVQELQSGYMIKDRLLRPAMVSVAK, encoded by the coding sequence ATGAGCGACAACGATACTCGCAAGGATAGCGAGCAGCCCCGCGACGAAGCCGTCGACAAGGAACTGGAAGGCGTTCCCGAGGAATTTCTGGACGAGGCCGGCAACAAGAACGGTGGCGACGAAAACAGCGGCGCCGAGGGCGGAGGCGAGGGCGACCTGAACGATGCGCTCGCCGCGCTGCGTGCCGATCTGGACGCCGCGAAGCAGGATGTCCTCTATGCCCGGGCGGAGACGCAGAACGTGCGCCGCCGTCTCGAAAAGGACGTGCAGGATGCGCGCAGCTACGCCGCGACCGGTTTCGCGCGCGATATTCTGTCGGTCGCGGACAACCTCGCCCGCGCGCTCGACCACGTGCCTGCCGCCCTGCGCGAGGACGAACAGGCCAAGCGGTTCGTCGAAGGGATCGAGGCGACGATGCGCGAGATCGAGAAAGTGTTCGCGCAGCACGGCATTACCCGCATCGCCGCCACGGGAATGCCGCTCGACCCCAATGTCCACCAGGCCATGATGGAAGTCCCGGCCGAGGAAGGGCAGGAACCGGGCACGATCGTGCAGGAACTGCAGTCGGGTTACATGATCAAGGATCGCCTGCTGCGCCCGGCGATGGTCAGCGTCGCGAAATAG
- the hrcA gene encoding heat-inducible transcriptional repressor HrcA: protein MASPPVTELSERARAIFRLVVEGYLDSGQPVGSKTLAGDHGLNLSPASIRSVLADLEALGLLAAPHTSAGRMPTETGLRLFVDGMMQIAEPTRAERKEIERRLAEPGPIEQALEQTSAILSDISGAAGMVMVPRLEPRLAQLSLVNLGQGRVLAVLVGEDGAIENRVIEQSEGVSPQMLEQASNYITARLAGRTLPEAVAAMRAEIASGRSQLDEASSSLVERGLAVWSEDAAQRPVLIVRGQANLLDDAALSDLERVRSLLDDLENKQSVAELLESARQAEAMRIFIGSENRLFALSGSSVVASPYRDREGRVVGVLGVIGPTRLNYARVVPMVDFTARSLGKLIG from the coding sequence ATGGCATCACCACCTGTGACCGAACTGTCCGAGCGCGCCCGGGCGATTTTCCGCCTGGTGGTGGAGGGGTACCTCGACAGCGGGCAACCGGTCGGATCGAAGACGCTGGCCGGCGACCACGGGCTCAATCTCTCGCCCGCCTCCATCCGCTCGGTGCTGGCCGATCTCGAAGCGCTCGGTCTGCTGGCCGCGCCGCATACCAGCGCCGGCCGGATGCCCACGGAAACCGGCCTGCGCCTGTTCGTGGACGGCATGATGCAGATCGCCGAACCGACCCGGGCCGAGCGCAAGGAGATCGAACGGCGACTGGCCGAACCCGGCCCGATCGAGCAGGCGCTCGAACAGACGAGCGCCATCCTGTCCGACATTTCGGGCGCCGCCGGCATGGTCATGGTTCCGCGGCTCGAACCGCGCCTGGCGCAACTGAGCCTCGTCAACCTGGGCCAGGGGCGCGTGCTGGCCGTGCTGGTCGGCGAAGACGGCGCGATCGAAAACAGGGTGATCGAACAGAGCGAGGGGGTCTCCCCGCAAATGCTGGAGCAGGCGAGCAATTATATCACCGCCCGCCTTGCCGGACGAACCCTGCCCGAGGCGGTGGCCGCGATGCGCGCCGAAATCGCGTCGGGCCGCTCGCAGCTCGACGAGGCCAGCAGCAGCCTGGTGGAACGCGGGCTGGCCGTGTGGAGCGAAGACGCCGCGCAACGGCCCGTGCTGATCGTGCGGGGACAGGCGAACCTGCTCGACGATGCCGCCCTGTCCGATCTCGAGCGCGTGCGATCGCTGCTCGACGATCTGGAAAACAAGCAGTCGGTTGCCGAACTGCTTGAAAGCGCGCGCCAGGCGGAAGCCATGCGCATCTTCATAGGCAGCGAAAACCGCCTCTTCGCTCTCAGCGGCTCGTCCGTCGTCGCGTCGCCCTATCGCGACCGGGAGGGGAGGGTCGTCGGCGTGCTGGGGGTGATCGGCCCCACTCGGTTGAATTACGCCCGAGTCGTCCCCATGGTGGACTTCACCGCCCGATCCCTGGGCAAACTCATCGGATAG